A window of Sphingobacterium sp. SRCM116780 contains these coding sequences:
- a CDS encoding DUF1572 domain-containing protein encodes MDHQVISLDLATRFREVVLNGTWIANTNFKDQLVGSNVAIATKKLGTANTIAALTQHIHYYIKGVKQVLKGGALDINDSKSFDFFPNIDQLQWDNILTSFWNDAEEFAFLIEQINADQLQAPFVTEQYGSYQRNLEAMIEHCYYHLGQIVLIKKLLSEEI; translated from the coding sequence ATGGATCATCAGGTAATAAGCCTTGACTTGGCAACAAGATTTCGCGAAGTCGTACTAAACGGTACTTGGATAGCGAATACTAATTTTAAAGATCAATTAGTGGGTAGTAATGTTGCGATTGCCACAAAAAAATTGGGAACTGCAAATACGATTGCTGCCTTAACACAACATATTCATTATTATATCAAGGGTGTAAAACAGGTCTTGAAAGGTGGTGCTTTAGATATTAACGATTCCAAAAGTTTTGACTTCTTTCCTAATATTGATCAATTACAATGGGATAATATACTGACTTCTTTTTGGAACGATGCCGAAGAATTCGCGTTCCTGATTGAACAGATCAATGCAGATCAATTACAGGCTCCATTTGTGACAGAACAGTATGGCAGTTACCAACGAAACCTAGAGGCTATGATTGAACATTGTTATTATCATCTAGGCCAAATTGTATTGATCAAGAAATTGCTGTCAGAAGAAATATAA
- a CDS encoding VOC family protein yields the protein MKKVTGLGGVFFKSDNPKAMNEWYAKNLGLPTSDYGTTFEWREVDDPSKKGSTTWSTFSKDSTYFHPSTQPFMINYRVENIVALVDELKKENVTIVDEIAEYDYGKFVHILDPEGNIIELWEPKDDVDSDSETA from the coding sequence ATGAAAAAAGTAACAGGCCTTGGCGGTGTATTTTTTAAAAGTGACAATCCGAAAGCAATGAATGAATGGTATGCGAAGAATCTAGGGCTGCCCACTAGTGATTACGGAACAACTTTTGAATGGAGAGAAGTTGATGATCCATCGAAAAAGGGATCCACCACCTGGAGCACATTTTCTAAAGATTCCACCTATTTCCATCCATCCACCCAACCCTTTATGATAAATTATCGGGTGGAAAATATTGTTGCATTGGTTGATGAACTAAAAAAGGAAAACGTAACTATTGTTGATGAGATTGCAGAATATGATTATGGCAAATTTGTTCATATACTCGATCCCGAAGGAAACATCATTGAGCTTTGGGAGCCAAAAGATGATGTAGATTCGGATAGTGAGACAGCGTAA